One window of the Paraburkholderia sp. PGU19 genome contains the following:
- the rimP gene encoding ribosome maturation factor RimP: MQLTELIETTVVGLGYELVDLERTGRGMLCVYIDQPAGIGIEDCEKVTRQLQHVLTVENIDYERLEVSSPGLDRPLKKLADFERFAGSQAVITLKKPLDGRKSYRGILHAPEGETIGLEFEGKEGAAMLDFTLADIDKARLVPKVDFRSRKQ; the protein is encoded by the coding sequence GTGCAACTGACGGAACTGATTGAAACCACGGTCGTGGGCCTCGGCTATGAGCTCGTCGATCTCGAGCGCACCGGGCGCGGCATGCTGTGCGTGTATATCGACCAGCCCGCCGGCATCGGGATCGAAGACTGCGAAAAAGTTACCCGTCAGCTCCAGCACGTTCTGACGGTCGAAAACATCGATTACGAGCGTCTTGAAGTTTCGTCGCCGGGTCTCGACCGTCCGCTGAAAAAACTGGCGGACTTCGAACGCTTCGCGGGCAGCCAGGCGGTCATCACATTGAAAAAGCCATTGGACGGACGGAAATCGTACCGGGGCATCCTGCATGCGCCCGAAGGCGAAACGATCGGTCTGGAATTTGAAGGGAAGGAAGGCGCCGCGATGCTGGATTTCACGCTCGCGGATATCGACAAGGCACGCCTCGTTCCGAAAGTTGACTTTAGGAGCCGCAAACAATGA
- the rluB gene encoding 23S rRNA pseudouridine(2605) synthase RluB: MTDIHDTDSSESERAFAAARPDETRTAQTSAGDSERGAQAPDAEGDERPRRGLRRGPRSLIARRRAGTKAKTADAAAQPASVVTEAPPDGEVVAQVRMPRKDAAAKGQGQGGRRAGGKGQGQGGQQGPRQGNQGNQRKSRGGDASDVAPAASAEGDKQDDLFAWVTSPAFDADNTGTGGVRAPMLRRGRPAAPKRVLSPDDDAPKLHKVLAEAGMGSRREMEELIVAGRVSVNGEPAHIGQRIMPTDLVRINGKPVKRKLQNKPPRVLLYHKPTGEIVSHADPEGRPSVFDKLPPMKTAKWLAVGRLDFNTEGLLMLTTSGDLANRFMHPRYSVEREYAVRVVGELAEGNRQKLLHGVELDDGPANFLRIRDGGGEGTNHWYHVALAEGRNREVRRMFEAVGLMVSRLIRTRHGPITLPRGLKRGRWEELEDNQVRSLLASVGLKAPAEEKGGRRGEPERRQPDPMQTSMGFINREPVLMSHGRFDQQQPRGGGQNRRGGKGAGAFGALNSGVGGGFGNANPNRGEGRGRPGRGDVDGNRAPSGNRAAAGANAKRGGSGGGRTPNGAPGGNRSSNGGNRTGGNPNAGGGNRSGGAPRNRSRGR; this comes from the coding sequence TTGACAGACATCCACGACACCGATTCGTCCGAATCCGAGCGCGCCTTCGCTGCTGCGCGCCCCGACGAAACGCGCACGGCGCAAACGTCGGCGGGCGACAGCGAGCGCGGCGCGCAGGCGCCGGACGCCGAAGGCGACGAGCGTCCGCGCCGCGGCCTGCGACGCGGTCCGCGCAGCCTGATCGCGCGCCGCCGCGCGGGGACGAAGGCGAAGACGGCCGACGCTGCCGCGCAGCCGGCATCCGTCGTGACGGAAGCGCCGCCCGACGGCGAAGTCGTCGCGCAAGTGCGGATGCCGCGCAAGGACGCGGCCGCCAAGGGACAAGGCCAGGGCGGCCGTCGCGCGGGCGGCAAGGGACAAGGCCAGGGCGGCCAGCAGGGCCCGCGGCAAGGTAATCAAGGCAATCAGCGCAAGAGCCGTGGTGGCGATGCGAGTGACGTGGCGCCTGCGGCATCGGCCGAAGGCGACAAGCAGGACGATCTGTTCGCCTGGGTGACGTCGCCGGCCTTCGATGCCGACAACACCGGAACGGGCGGCGTGCGTGCGCCGATGCTGCGCCGTGGCCGGCCGGCCGCGCCCAAGCGCGTGCTGTCGCCGGACGACGACGCGCCCAAGCTGCACAAGGTGCTCGCCGAGGCGGGCATGGGCTCGCGCCGCGAGATGGAAGAGCTGATCGTCGCGGGCCGCGTGTCGGTCAATGGCGAGCCGGCGCACATCGGCCAGCGCATCATGCCGACCGATCTGGTGCGCATCAACGGCAAGCCCGTCAAGCGCAAGCTGCAGAACAAACCGCCTCGTGTGCTGCTGTATCACAAGCCGACGGGCGAAATCGTCAGTCATGCCGACCCGGAAGGCCGTCCGTCGGTATTCGACAAGCTGCCGCCGATGAAGACCGCGAAGTGGCTGGCTGTCGGCCGCCTCGACTTCAATACGGAAGGCTTGCTGATGCTGACCACGTCGGGCGATCTGGCGAACCGCTTCATGCATCCGCGTTACAGCGTCGAGCGTGAATACGCGGTGCGCGTGGTCGGAGAGCTGGCGGAAGGCAACCGGCAAAAGCTGTTGCACGGCGTTGAACTGGACGATGGTCCGGCGAACTTCCTGCGTATTCGCGACGGTGGCGGCGAAGGTACGAATCACTGGTATCACGTCGCGCTCGCCGAAGGGCGCAACCGCGAAGTGCGCCGAATGTTCGAAGCCGTCGGCCTGATGGTGAGCCGGCTGATCCGCACGCGTCACGGTCCGATCACGCTGCCGCGCGGCCTGAAGCGCGGCCGTTGGGAAGAACTCGAAGACAATCAGGTGCGCAGCCTGCTGGCGTCGGTGGGTCTGAAGGCGCCGGCCGAAGAGAAGGGCGGACGCCGTGGCGAGCCGGAGCGTCGTCAGCCTGATCCGATGCAGACGTCGATGGGCTTCATCAACCGCGAGCCGGTGCTGATGTCGCATGGACGTTTCGATCAGCAGCAGCCACGCGGTGGCGGTCAGAACCGGCGCGGCGGGAAGGGCGCGGGCGCATTCGGCGCATTGAATTCTGGCGTTGGCGGCGGCTTCGGCAATGCGAACCCCAATCGCGGCGAAGGGCGTGGCCGTCCTGGTCGCGGCGACGTCGACGGTAATCGCGCGCCTTCGGGCAATCGCGCGGCTGCGGGCGCCAATGCGAAGCGCGGCGGAAGCGGCGGTGGCCGCACGCCGAACGGCGCGCCGGGCGGCAACCGGTCGAGCAACGGCGGCAATCGCACCGGTGGTAATCCGAACGCCGGCGGCGGCAATCGCAGCGGCGGCGCGCCCCGCAACCGATCGCGCGGACGCTGA
- the scpB gene encoding SMC-Scp complex subunit ScpB gives MNTQEAKIVLETALICAQEPLKLGDLRKLFADGVSADTVRTLLEDLKHDWSGRGVELIGLASGWRFQSKPAMRTYLDRLHPEKPPKYSRAVLETLAIIAYRQPVTRGDIEEIRGVTVNTQVVKQLEDRSWIEVIGHRDVPGRPALYVTTRSFLDDLGLKSLEELPPLDDPSAQSNIDLLAQHAIEFTDGETVDVEVESVAVVVGDDAVDGMAHAAPEGVEPPDAAVEAERASEETQPQPDAGEVATLEEDVHTASQASVDHAERGVERTDALAHTEHRIADEATHETELAHEAGFDAQSEEPQEGTRELHNETGDAARANPAGPDQSQAVHDDHHDRRDTAPDAGELADDETESRSA, from the coding sequence ATGAATACCCAAGAGGCGAAGATCGTCCTCGAGACTGCCTTGATCTGCGCGCAGGAGCCGTTAAAGCTCGGTGATTTGCGTAAGCTGTTTGCCGACGGCGTGTCGGCGGATACGGTCCGCACGTTGCTTGAAGACCTGAAGCACGATTGGTCCGGACGCGGTGTCGAACTCATCGGACTGGCGTCCGGCTGGCGTTTCCAGAGCAAGCCCGCGATGCGCACGTATCTCGACCGCCTGCATCCCGAGAAGCCGCCGAAGTATTCGCGCGCGGTGCTCGAGACACTTGCGATCATCGCGTACCGGCAGCCCGTCACGCGCGGCGATATCGAGGAAATTCGCGGCGTAACCGTGAATACGCAGGTCGTGAAGCAGCTCGAAGACCGCAGCTGGATCGAAGTGATCGGCCATCGCGATGTGCCGGGCCGCCCGGCGCTTTACGTGACGACGCGCTCGTTTCTCGACGACCTCGGCCTGAAGTCGCTCGAAGAACTGCCGCCGCTCGACGATCCATCGGCGCAATCGAACATCGATCTGCTCGCGCAGCACGCAATCGAGTTCACGGACGGCGAAACGGTCGATGTCGAGGTCGAGAGCGTCGCTGTGGTCGTGGGCGACGACGCTGTCGATGGCATGGCTCATGCTGCACCCGAAGGTGTAGAACCGCCGGATGCCGCCGTCGAAGCTGAACGCGCCAGCGAAGAAACGCAGCCGCAACCCGACGCGGGCGAAGTGGCAACGCTTGAAGAAGACGTGCACACGGCGTCGCAAGCATCTGTTGACCATGCCGAACGCGGCGTCGAGCGCACGGATGCGTTGGCGCACACCGAACACCGCATCGCCGACGAGGCGACGCACGAAACAGAACTGGCTCATGAAGCCGGTTTCGACGCGCAGTCGGAAGAGCCGCAGGAAGGCACGCGCGAATTGCATAACGAGACTGGGGACGCGGCTCGCGCCAACCCGGCCGGACCAGACCAGAGTCAAGCAGTGCATGACGATCATCATGATCGCCGCGACACCGCACCCGACGCGGGCGAACTCGCCGACGACGAAACCGAGTCGCGCAGCGCCTGA
- a CDS encoding pyridoxal phosphate-dependent aminotransferase: MPTASLPTARPDARDAVRALRPSQIREVANAGFGLPDVLPFWFGESDRVTPPFIRDAASTALASGATFYTHNLGIAPLRETLARYVSALHGPTSAEQVAVTSAGVNALMLAAQLVVGAGDRVVAVTPLWPNLVEIPKILGAQVETVSLDYGAQGWQLDLERLLAALTPDTKLLMLNSPNNPTGWVMSRDEQRAVLEHCRCHGIWIVADEVYERLYYAGEPGETAPSFLDLAARDERVICVNSFSKAWLMTGWRLGWIVAPASLMDDLGKLVEYNTSCSPAFVQQAGIAAIEQGAAFTRELVADLRASRDHLVRALSTVPGVDVKAPPGAMYVFFSLPGASRSLDLCKALVRDARLGLAPGSAFGPEGEGFVRWCYACDTARLDAGVERLKDYLERHSAAR; encoded by the coding sequence ATGCCAACCGCGTCGCTGCCAACCGCGCGACCGGACGCCCGCGACGCCGTGCGTGCGCTGCGTCCGTCGCAGATCCGCGAAGTCGCGAACGCCGGCTTTGGTTTGCCGGACGTGTTGCCGTTCTGGTTCGGCGAGTCCGACCGCGTGACGCCGCCGTTCATTCGCGATGCCGCGAGCACGGCGCTCGCTTCAGGCGCGACGTTCTACACGCATAACCTCGGCATCGCGCCGTTGCGCGAGACGCTCGCGCGCTATGTGAGCGCGCTGCACGGGCCGACATCGGCCGAACAGGTGGCCGTGACGAGCGCGGGCGTCAATGCACTGATGCTGGCGGCGCAACTGGTCGTGGGCGCGGGCGACCGCGTGGTGGCCGTGACGCCGCTGTGGCCGAACCTCGTCGAGATTCCGAAGATTCTCGGCGCACAGGTCGAAACCGTGTCGCTCGATTATGGTGCGCAGGGCTGGCAGCTCGATCTGGAGCGGCTGCTCGCCGCGCTGACGCCGGATACCAAGCTGCTGATGCTGAACTCGCCGAACAATCCGACCGGCTGGGTGATGAGCCGCGACGAGCAGCGCGCCGTGCTCGAGCATTGCCGGTGCCACGGCATCTGGATCGTTGCCGATGAGGTTTACGAGCGTCTCTACTACGCAGGCGAGCCGGGCGAAACTGCGCCGTCGTTCCTCGACCTCGCCGCGCGCGACGAGCGCGTGATCTGCGTCAACTCGTTCTCGAAAGCGTGGCTGATGACGGGCTGGCGGCTTGGCTGGATCGTCGCGCCGGCCTCGCTGATGGACGATCTCGGCAAGCTCGTCGAGTACAACACGTCCTGTTCGCCGGCGTTCGTGCAGCAGGCGGGCATCGCGGCGATCGAGCAGGGCGCGGCGTTCACGCGCGAACTGGTCGCCGATTTGCGGGCCTCGCGCGATCACCTGGTGAGGGCGCTGTCGACCGTGCCGGGCGTCGACGTGAAGGCGCCGCCGGGTGCGATGTACGTGTTCTTCTCGTTGCCGGGCGCGTCGCGCAGTCTCGATCTGTGCAAGGCGCTGGTACGGGATGCGAGGCTCGGGCTCGCGCCCGGCAGCGCGTTCGGGCCCGAAGGCGAGGGCTTCGTGCGCTGGTGCTACGCGTGCGACACGGCGCGGCTCGACGCGGGCGTCGAGAGGCTCAAAGACTATCTCGAACGGCACAGCGCCGCGCGCTGA